A stretch of the Lineus longissimus chromosome 10, tnLinLong1.2, whole genome shotgun sequence genome encodes the following:
- the LOC135494489 gene encoding thiosulfate sulfurtransferase/rhodanese-like domain-containing protein 3 isoform X2 — protein MFRFVISRQTTRCISRLMRKCPEVNSNTLAVMPHYFSSVSAQNRHKLPGTFHEVQFQGQQVRTYSSSYTDLSYEQFLSLLESKDIQLFDVREPEECRTTGVIPSAVNIPLGTVPEAFQKPPEEFRESYGVEKPGKDDANIVFSCLGGVRSRRALNAVTELGFKNARHYIGGWEEWQMRQKSQH, from the exons ATGTTTCGTTTTGTAATTAGCCGGCAAACGACCCGATGCATTTCTCGGTTGATGAGAAAATGCCCCGAGGTCAATTCAAATACTCTCGCGGTGATGCCACACTATTTTAGCTCAGTATCTGCTCAAAATCGGCACAAACTCCCAGGCACTTTTCATGAGGTTCAATTTCAAGGACAACAAG TGCGAACATATTCTAGCAGCTACACTGATCTTTCATACGAACAGTTCCTCTCGCTGCTGGAGAGCAAAGATATTCAGTTATTCGATGTGCGGGAGCCTGAGGAGTGTCGGACGACTGGCGTCATACCATCTGCTGTCAATATCCCGT TGGGTACCGTACCAGAGGCGTTTCAAAAACCGCCCGAGGAATTTAGAGAATCGTATGGAGTGGAAAAGCCAGGAAAAGATGATGCCAATATTGTCTTCAGTTGTTTAGGTGGGGTGCGGAGTCGGAGAGCCCTCAATGCAGTTACAGAGCTTGGATTTAAAAA TGCACGTCATTACATTGGAGGTTGGGAGGAATGGCAGATGAGGCAGAAATCACAACACTAG
- the LOC135494489 gene encoding thiosulfate sulfurtransferase/rhodanese-like domain-containing protein 3 isoform X1 has translation MFRFVISRQTTRCISRLMRKCPEVNSNTLAVMPHYFSSVSAQNRHKLPGTFHEVQFQGQQVRTYSSSYTDLSYEQFLSLLESKDIQLFDVREPEECRTTGVIPSAVNIPLGEVKKAFSMSESEFVQKYRVNMPSKMDRNVVFYGLGPIKSTAALELVHKVGYKNARHYIGGWEEWQMRQKSQH, from the exons ATGTTTCGTTTTGTAATTAGCCGGCAAACGACCCGATGCATTTCTCGGTTGATGAGAAAATGCCCCGAGGTCAATTCAAATACTCTCGCGGTGATGCCACACTATTTTAGCTCAGTATCTGCTCAAAATCGGCACAAACTCCCAGGCACTTTTCATGAGGTTCAATTTCAAGGACAACAAG TGCGAACATATTCTAGCAGCTACACTGATCTTTCATACGAACAGTTCCTCTCGCTGCTGGAGAGCAAAGATATTCAGTTATTCGATGTGCGGGAGCCTGAGGAGTGTCGGACGACTGGCGTCATACCATCTGCTGTCAATATCCCGT TGGGCGAGGTGAAAAAGGCATTCTCAATGAGCGAAAGCGAGTTCGTACAAAAATATAGGGTCAATATGCCATCAAAAATGGATCGCAATGTTGTCTTTTATGGGCTTGGCCCAATTAAGAGCACAGCTGCATTAGAGCTTGTTCACAAAGTGGGATATAAAAA TGCACGTCATTACATTGGAGGTTGGGAGGAATGGCAGATGAGGCAGAAATCACAACACTAG
- the LOC135494488 gene encoding general transcription factor IIF subunit 2-like, which yields MASSSTQASIDQAHESKEVDTGTAGRGVWLVKVPKYLAESWQRTDGKCEVGKLRIAKPKFQGGKPEVVFTIDDKLLEKEKDSSGDVLPTVPKDHKFVLTGIADQNLAILGQDADNRVSIAGKVIQRAECRPIVDSNYMKLKKSHIDIANRPVNEVIKLDQVQVKYKPVMDHQFNIEHRKKKKDEGKRSRAEKDQVMEMLFSAFEKHQYYNLKDLVTITKQPVTYLKEILKEFCTYNTKAPHKNMWELKPEYRHYKEDK from the exons ATGGCTTCATCTTCCACACAAGCTTCTATAGATCAAGCCCATGAAAGTAAGGAGGTTGATACAGGCACTGCTGGAAGAGGAGTCTGGCTGGTAAAA GTGCCCAAGTATCTGGCTGAGTCCTGGCAAAGGACAGATGGGAAATGTGAAGTGGGCAAACTACGCATTGCAAAACCCAA ATTCCAAGGAGGTAAACCCGAGGTTGTGTTCACGATCGATGATAAACTCCTAGAGAAGGAGAAAGATTCATCCGGTGACGTGCTGCCCACCGTACCAAAGGACCACAAGTTTGTCCTGACAGGGATCGCCGACCAGAATCTAGCCATCTTGGGACAGGATGCAGATA ATCGTGTCAGTATTGCTGGGAAAGTTATACAGCGGGCAGAATGTCGACCGATCGTCGATTCAAATTATAtgaaactaaaaaa GTCTCACATTGATATAGCAAACCGTCCTGTCAACGAAGTCATCAAGCTTGACCAAGTACAAGTGAAATATAAACCAGTCATGGATCACCAGTTTAAT ATTGAGCATCGTAAAAAGAAGAAGGACGAGGGCAAGCGATCGCGAGCTGAGAAAGATCAGGTCATGGAAATGTTGTTCTCTGCATTCGAGAAACATCAGTACTATAACCTGAAGGATTTGGTGACAATAACAAAACAACCTGTG ACGTATCTGAAGGAAATCCTCAAAGAGTTCTGTACGTACAACACAAAGGCACCACACAAGAACATGTGGGAGTTGAAGCCTGAATACAGACATTATAAGGAGGACAAATGA
- the LOC135494491 gene encoding fas apoptotic inhibitory molecule 1-like, giving the protein MSVLLGAVRDKQKMKKKLKAEKMKKSKSSGATSPSPTTSQSYIPSATTKVWNWELNGSAVSIALQKDTMDVWCNDELMDVTSNFSDEGSELDFCLFEHKARIRICSGGSSKDGMSHTLTVDGAVIPEAKAKH; this is encoded by the exons ATGTCGGTTTTACTGGGTGCAGTCCGAGATAaacagaagatgaaaaagaaattaaaagCTGAGAAAATGAAGAAGAG TAAATCCTCGGGTGCTACATCTCCTAGTCCGACCACAAGTCAGAGTTACATCCCATCAGCCACAACTAAGGTGTGGAACTGGGAACTCAATGGGTCAGCTGTTAGCATAGCCTTGC AGAAGGACACGATGGACGTTTGGTGCAACGACGAACTTATGGATGTGACT AGCAACTTTTCAGATGAAGGCTCGGAGCTTGATTTCTGCCTGTTTGAACACAAAGCTAGAATTAGAATTTGTAGCGGTGGAAGTAGTAAGGATGGAATGTCTCATACTCTCACGGTAGATGGCGCTGTAATACCGGAAGCCAAGGCGAAGCATTAA
- the LOC135494482 gene encoding collagen alpha-1(XIV) chain-like has product MKMDQRLDMSGKVPLLLAVLLLGVSLCQVEAQRVRTTRSCENSRYRLGIMCYGGGTMQIVSAMWGRMSLWTCRTGNYRKTGCRETVKATATVKRLCNAKTTCRLSATTALFGEPCKGVSKYIEIKYKCTPPPTPPTIGPATKSACDNRTKADIYFLVDSSGSVGTYNYVHLLRFVNSLINNLAIGMHRVRVGLIRFSSRVQLHIPLNRYYNKAALRQAVRYIPYISGGTATSSVLNNMRTVGFTGRNGARAGVPKIGILISDGSPNSMTRTLQEAARCKAAGIEIFCVAAQAPRRARAQIAQIASKPTKSHSFIVDKFPQMTMKAPPVANVICKKLAKSLPTTTTTTTIIPTTTITTTTTTTSKCPAIFVIHKKWNSFLPFWEDAEVSFITHFSSHNHRHNFKAEQTVGTVASTIMVYPSVI; this is encoded by the exons ATGAAAATGGACCAAAGGCTGGATATGTCAGGAAAGGTGCCTTTATTGTTAGCTGTTCTTCTACTGGGGGTTAGCTTATGTCAAGTCGAAG CTCAACGTGTACGTACCACCAGGTCCTGCGAAAACTCCCGTTATCGCCTGGGTATCATGTGTTATGGAGGTGGTACGATGCAGATCGTCAGCGCCATGTGGGGAAGAATGTCTCTTTGGACCTGTCGTACTGGTAATTACCGAAAAACCGGCTGTAGGGAGACTGTTAAAGCGACTGCAACGGTAAAACGGTTGTGCAACGCTAAGACGACCTGCAGGTTGTCCGCAACAACAGCACTCTTTGGTGAACCTTGTAAGGGTGTTAGCAAATACATCGAAATTAAGTACAAGTGTACACCACCTCCAACACCACCGACCATTGGACCAGCCACGAAAAGCG CCTGTGACAACCGTACCAAGGCCGACATCTACTTCCTGGTGGACTCCTCGGGGAGTGTGGGAACCTACAACTATGTGCATCTCCTTCGGTTTGTCAACTCCCTCATCAACAATCTGGCAATCGGTATGCATCGGGTCCGCGTCGGATTAATAAG gttTAGTTCCCGCGTTCAGCTTCACATCCCTCTGAACCGTTACTACAACAAGGCGGCACTGAGGCAGGCTGTGCGATACATCCCTTACATCAGCGGTGGCACTGCTACCTCTTCAGTCCTCAATAACATGAGAACCGT TGGATTTACAGGGAGGAATGGTGCAAGGGCTGGTGTTCCCAAGATTGGCATCCTAATATCTGACGGAAGTCCTAACAGTATGACCAGAACACTGCAAGAAGCAGCTCGTTGCAAAGCTGCCGGGATAGAGATATTCTGCGTCGCAGCTCAGGCTCCGCGCCGTGCGAGAGCACAGATTGCTCAAATCGCTTCTAAGCCGACGAAAAGCCATTCTTTCATTGTTGACAAGTTTCCTCAAATGACAATGAAAGCGCCCCCTGTCGCCAATGTGATTTGCAAGAAGCTGGCGAAGTCCTTGCCGACGACAACAACCACCACCACAATAATTCCAACTACGAcaataacaacgacaacaacgacgacaAGTAAGTGCCCGGCTATATTTGTTATTCATAAAAAATGGAATTCATTTTTGCCGTTTTGGGAAGATGCCGAAGTTTCATTCATTACACATTTTTCATCCCACAATCACCGTCATAATTTTAAAGCAGAACAAACAGTTGGAACAGTCGCCTCTACCATCATGGTGTATCCTTCCGTTATCTGA